The sequence GTTTTAAAGCAAGAAAAAGTCTCTGTTCAGAGTATGAAACAGGCCATCATTCAGAATGAAGATATTGAACAAAAAGTTTCGAAAGCCGCAGTCGATTTGAAGTTGGTTAATATCAAGCTCACCGAAGAAATAGCTCAGCGAACTGTCATCGAATCCGAACTCGCCAAAACGAAGACCGACTTGGCCGAAGCGCGAGATGATTTTTCAAAAGCCCAGGTAAAAACGGAAGAAGCGCAACAAATTGCGCTTCAGGACGCACTTACAGGCCTTCCCAACCGAGTCTCATTTAAACAGGGTCTCGACCAGGGGTTGATCCAGGCAAAACGGCACAGTTGGGGACTCGCCGTCCTATTTATTGACATCGACAAATTCAAGAATATCAACGATTCTTATGGTCATGATATGGGCGATCAGGTGCTGTTGATGGTGGCAAATCGTTTAAAGTCTTTTGTACGCGATGAAGACATAGTCAGTCGCTGGGGGGGCGACGAATTTGTATGCCTGTTGTTCGAAGTCAAGCGAGAAGCCGACGTGACTCGCCTTGCAGAGCAGATGATAAATCGGATTGCCGAAGCGTGCGAGTTTGATGGGACAGTTCTTTCTATAAGAGTCAGTATCGGTATTGCCATCTATCCCGCAGATGGAGATACGGCTGATGTTCTTTTCAAAAATGCCGATACAGCAATGTATAAAGCCAAGGTATCAGAGAAGCGTGTTGTGCTGTTCAGAGAATCGGGTGAGTGAAATGCGGGTTAACAAAGCGTGTAGCCGGTTGGTTCCATTTTTTTAGAAACCCAACAATTAACGCCATGGCCTTGAAATGATAGGGTTAGAGGAGACCGAAGACACCGTCTCCGTCTTCCCACAGAACCGTGCGTACGGGCGCGTACCAAACTTCACCTAAGTTAGACTCATGAGTCACGTCGAACCAGTGTGCTGGCTTTTGGTCGGATCGAATGGCTTGGCCTTTACCCTTGATAAACCAATCATTAGGCTAAGCTCTGAACACCGCCCCGCCGTGCTTAGCGCCCTCCAATTGCGGCCTGTAAAGGCAACAGCAAAAGTCAACTTGGCAAGTGGATAATTGTCGCAGGCCCCTGGCGGCTGGGGATTTTCGCATAATCCTATGGAACTTTGCCGGCGTTTATATCTGTATTTACTA comes from Methylicorpusculum oleiharenae and encodes:
- a CDS encoding GGDEF domain-containing protein produces the protein MKSKDLKENIPAKRVSLGHALKKNEKIKKTVKKAADELTSVNEVLKQEKVSVQSMKQAIIQNEDIEQKVSKAAVDLKLVNIKLTEEIAQRTVIESELAKTKTDLAEARDDFSKAQVKTEEAQQIALQDALTGLPNRVSFKQGLDQGLIQAKRHSWGLAVLFIDIDKFKNINDSYGHDMGDQVLLMVANRLKSFVRDEDIVSRWGGDEFVCLLFEVKREADVTRLAEQMINRIAEACEFDGTVLSIRVSIGIAIYPADGDTADVLFKNADTAMYKAKVSEKRVVLFRESGE